From the Pleurodeles waltl isolate 20211129_DDA chromosome 6, aPleWal1.hap1.20221129, whole genome shotgun sequence genome, the window aatatatatttatatatcttttaAATGGCTGCGCTCTGGATTAAAGGCGCCTCACCAAAACTGGCTACTCTatctactttttattttattttaagttgcATCTTTAAATCAGAAAGAGTAACTTACACCTGTACGTGCTACGATTTACTCTAACATTAGCAATAAGAAACCTTACTTATGTTCTGCAGGACCGTGGATACCAAAGTTTGACCAGATTAACGTGTGCTAGACTTAAGAATGGTGTAGATATTGGGCCTAGTTTGGAAAGCCCATTCCGCCAATTGGCCTTTTAAATCGCAATTCACAGCAAAGCATGCTGAGTCTTTGGGTCAGCCACTCTTGCACTGCGCGTATTGGAATTTAGAATAACGCGCATACTTGCCTTGAGTGTCACCGGGCTAGTCTCGAttgcgtatttaaaaaaaaaaaaatggttttgggCAATCATTTTTAAAATGAGATTGTTACGAGGCTAGAACTAAATTTCGACTGCAGTTAATACGTAAGAGGTATTTTAGTCGAAAGGTTTGCTTTGTTGGACGCTTTTATTGCATTAAGGGTACAAGTCCAATTTACCCCAGAGCAGCTTAAACTTCAGTGTTAACAAAATGAATTACAGCAAAGGGCGCGAAGCCCTGTGTATTACTTGTCTTTGCGCTGGATAAAACTAAAATGTAATCAGCCGTTGGGAATCTGTCACGTTATGGGTATTATCGTCTGTGCTCAGCTGGGAGAGGATGCCTATGAATATTTTCAGCCACCCGCCACTATGCCTGTCTCAGTGGCAGTCATAATCCAGTGGTGCGCTAAGAGTAAAGCCCAGTTTAGGAAACAGAGTTTTTCTGCACTGGTGGGCATCTCTGTGCCGAAAGATTGGGTACACATGTCCGTGTTTACATTTACCTTGCATGGAAAGGTCCTTGTACAAGCGTTCTTACTAATTGTGCCTGTTTTGCAGTTTTTTTGAGATGCACTGGAGGTGAAGTGGGTGCCACTTCTGCTTTGGCTCCAAAGATCGGTCCTCTGGGTttggtgagtttttttttatttgttttttttaccatgtaTACATCTGTTTTCGTATGTATTTCAGAAACTAGCATTAACAAAGCAAATGGGGCTGTGCAGTTGGTATTTATAATTTTAGTTAAGTGTTTTGATAAAAAATCGGAATGCTAAATTGAGGGCAAATGCATCTCGTATCATAGTTTTTACTCTGGAACCGGAACGGGGTTTAAAAAGGATACGAAGGAGCACGTTTTAGGACCTTCCGGAGTAATGAAGCTGACACCTTAAAACGTTCGTGCAGCTTCAGCTCTCATGCTATACGTCGAATGCTATTAATACGACCATCTTTAAGGTTTCCTCTCTGTCCATACCCCATAAAAAATAGCATCAGCGTACTGTCTTCGTATATAATCAATCCTGTGTTTGTCCGTAGTCTCCCAAGAAAGTTGGTGATGACATTGCCAAGGCAACCGGTGACTGGAAGGGCCTGAGGATCACAATCAAGCTCACCATCCAGAATAGGCAAGCTCAGGTAACTAGTCAAGGACCGTGCTGTAACATTTTACTTTCACTTGCTTTGGGTTGTCTTTACATTGCCGTTTAGTCTGCCAATTTTCCGAGTAGTTCGCTCTTGCATCTAATATGAATGGCATTGGTTGGGTATAATGTCAGTAACTTGTgagctaaaagtttttttttctcctaaTCTTCAGATTGAAGTTGTCCCGTCTGCCTCTGCTCTGATCATCAAAGCCCTGAAGGAGCCACCACGAgacagaaagaagcagaagaacagtaGGTTTACTTGGTGAACGTTTGTTTCGACGTGTTGACTGCAGCTCAGTTGGCCGTTGCAGTTTCTTTGTGCTGGTCGAGTGTTCACTTTAATTGTATCTTACTTagcggttggggggggggggggggggtggtgttggTCGGTCGGTCTGTTCAGCCACCCGCCACTATAGCAGTCTTAATACAGTGACTGTGTATAATCCAGTGGTGTGCTAAAACTAAATCCCGCCTAAGGAAACAGGGTTGTTCTCATCGTGGGCAGCTCTGTGCCGAAAGGCCGGGGACAAATTCTTAACCCACGcgtttgaaagcaacagttgtgtTTTGTGCAAATGAGCAGGCGCTCACGCCTTCAATGGAGACGATCGGACTCGAGTTTTTCTAAAATCAAGTGGACTCTTCAGCGCCGTTGTCAGTAAAGGCCTGCAAGGGTTGTCGGACAAGGATTTGAAGTGACTTCCACTTGCTGCAGAGCTTGTTTAGGTTGGCGCTTTAGCGTGCTTTCAGCACTACAGTATAGCGTTTGTAATGTCCAGTCTGACCAGCTTGCTAATAATGTCTTTTCCTTTTTAGTCAAACATAGTGGCAGCATCAGTATGGATGAGATTCTTGCCATTGCTCGTCAGATGAGGCACCGGTCCCTGGCCAGGGAACTCTCTGGTAAGAAAGATGTTTACCCTTTGCGTGCTTATAAGGGCCTTAACTTCGTGTACGCTTAAGGTGGGAGTCAATGTGATGTTGACATGGTTGGGAATTACATTACCACGGGCCTCGATGAAGATACGTtttcaccaaaatatatatatattttcccacaCTGACTCAATCGTTGTGGCTGATTCACTACAATAAATTATAAACCCTATTCAGTCTGCCAGCAGTAAACGTCACAGCTTACTTTGTCGCAGACAGATATTACATAGACGCTGGGCTGTTtcctgtatgcgtgtgtgtatatatacatttttatgtatttatcaCACGCTCTTTGTTCTTGTTGGTATGCTCTAGCCACCCGCCACTATACCTGTCTAAACTAAGTGACTTGTATAATCCAGTGGTGTGCTGAAAATAAATCCCATTTTAGGAAACAGGGCTGTTCTATTATGGGTGGCTCTGTGCCAAAAACTGGGTACACGACACTTTAGTCTTTAAAAGCTTTCTCCATATGTGGTGATAGGCCTTCCATAAACGTAATCTGGTTGCCCATATGTATACATAAATTGGGTTTTAATTGAGATTTTGACTCAAACTGCGATCCCGTGCTTTGCCTGTCTCGCTCGTAGGAATGTGTTCATTGTACTTATTTGACTTGCACTTGTTTAAGTCGGAACGTAGGCAGACATTGTACAAAACTTACCTTAAGTTCTGAATGCCCAGTTTATGGACAAGTATGCtcatgaaataaagatatttttttaacAGGTACTGTGAAGGAAATCCTCGGCACTGCTCAGTCTGTTGGATGCAATGTTGATGGAAGGCCACCACATGACATAATTGACGACATAAATAGTGGTGCTGTCGAATGTCCAGCTGTAAGTATTTTTTAGGAAGTCATTTAACTACTACCTCCCGTTAGTAGTGAGGTACTTTTACTAATGGTTGTCCTGTCTTTTATTCTCTGCAGAGTTGAAAAGCCGGAACAGCGCAAAGtttaagaaacaaataaaaaaaacataaaacatatatCTTGTGTTGGTTGTATTTCTTTTATATGCATGTTGGCAAATACTACGTCTGGCTTAAAAGTTAAAGAAATACTTTTAACATCTTAGACACGGCGATGTTAGTTTCTCGCCAAAAGAGGTGTTGTGTACAGCTTTAAGCTGTTAAATGCAATACGTGTCCTGAGCCT encodes:
- the RPL12 gene encoding large ribosomal subunit protein uL11 — protein: MPPKFDPTEIKVVFLRCTGGEVGATSALAPKIGPLGLSPKKVGDDIAKATGDWKGLRITIKLTIQNRQAQIEVVPSASALIIKALKEPPRDRKKQKNIKHSGSISMDEILAIARQMRHRSLARELSGTVKEILGTAQSVGCNVDGRPPHDIIDDINSGAVECPAS